CTGTACGCCTTTCTGTCGATGAGACGCGCGTGCCTGCTAAACAGCGATAACGGGTTGTCCCCCGAACTGCTGAAGGTCAAAGGTTCCTACAAGTGGACGGGGAGCGCCATCGAGCTGATGGAGATTGTGTACGGGCTGGATGAAATGAAAAGCATCAACAACGGCGAACCCCCGATACATGAATTGGCCGCCTTTGTAGGGATGCTGCTGGACATCGACATCCGGGATTGTTACAGCACCTACACGGATATGAAACGACGCAAGAACGAGAGCCGCACGTATTTTCTGGACAAGATGCGGGAACGGCTGAACAAGCGGATGCAGCAGGATGATGAGAAGGAACGGGGGCGGAAGAGATAACATCCAAATATTTTCTGATACAGCCTAAAATACGAAACAGGTTGTTTCGCATTTGTCCCACTTTTTTCTAACTTTGCCGTTAAATCATTTATAGACAATGGGAAAAGACAACCATATAGCTTTACATAGCGCGAATTTCATTCATGAAATCAAGCAAATTGTAACCGAAGCCCGACAAAAAGCCTATACCGCCATCAACTCGGCAATGGTGGAAGCCTACTGGCAGATGGGCAAGCGCATCGTGGAAGAGGAACAGCAGGGAAAGGAACGGGCGGATTACGGGGCGCAACTACTCAAGGAACTTTCTACGGAATTGACAAAGGAGTTTGGTAAGGGATTCTCTACCGGTTCCCTATACTATTATAGACAATTCTATAACACCTTCCCTGAGATATTCGCTACACCGTGGCGAATATTGAGTTGGTCTCATTACAAGCGACTGATTCAGGTTCCCAACTCCGAAGCCCGTGCATGGTATCTGAAAGAAGCGCAGGAGCAGATGTGGAGTTACCGCACCCTCGACCGCAACATTGGCTCGCAGTATTACGAGCGGCTGCTACTCTCGCATGATAAGGGGAAAGTAGAAACGGAAATGAAGTCGCTCACACGTCCGTACCAGCAGGACAAATTGGAGTTCATCAAGAACCCGACCGTAGCGGAGTTTATCGGACTATCCCCCAATACAGACTTTACCGAGTCCAAATTGGAGTCGGCCATTATCGATAACTTGCAGCGTTTTTTACTTGAATTGGGAAAGGGTTTCTCGTATGTAACGCGCCAGAAGTTGGTGCGTATCGAAAAGAAAGACTACTTTATCGACCTTGTTTTTTATAATTATTTATTGAAATGTTTCGTTTTAATCGACCTCAAAACAAATCCTATCACCCATCAGGACGTGGGACAAATGGATATGTACGTGCGGATGTACGACGAGCGTGTGCGTGGTGAAGGTGACAATCCGACCATCGGCATCGTTCTCTGCTCCGAAACGGACGAGGATATTGCCCGATATTCCGTGCTGCATGACAATAACCAACTTTTCGCTTCCAAATATATGCTGTATATGCCTACGGAGGAGGAGTTGCGCAATGAAATTGAAAGGCAGAAAGAGTTTTACCGGCTGCAACATACGGAGAAGGAGATTAAATAATAAATAGCAACGGCAGTAATTCTTTATTTGGATGGCGCAGGAAACTTTGCTCGACAATCTGCGCTAAAAACTATTTGTCAATACAGTGATTGTACCGTTTCATTTCGTGACAGTGAGTTAGATAAATTGATTGAATTTTTAAAAAGCCTTGATGAATAAATGTCCCATTTAAGTGAATTAGAAAATAGACTTTCTCTCAATACTATAGAAAGTTTATCCAATCCTGCTGAGTCAATAGAAGATGTGTATTATATTAAGTATCCTTATTATACTTCTTTAAAAAACATTTCCACTTTGGATACTATGATAAGTGACTTGAATTTTTTTATTGAACATTTAGGAGAAAATGCCACTATATCAATATTATCATCTCCTTTATTTATAGCAGAGTTTTTGTCTAAACTAACAAATAAAGCCTATATTAAATTATGGGTAGGGGTTAAATTGATAAAGCCAGTTAATACAACGAAAGGACAATTACCACAACATCACGCTGCATTAGCTGTTATAACACGTTATAAGGGAATGTTAAAGCATGCTAAAACACGTATTGCTTATACGTTTTGTCCATTTTGTGAAAAAACAACAAAGGATTATGGTGGTAAAAAGCACCTTTATCATGAATATGGGACGATAATGTCTGATGTATGGCGTGACATTGCAATAGATTACGAAAATGACACATTAATTATAGATAGATTAAGAGACATTTTTGGTATTTCACCATATAAAAATTTAAAATACCTTGATCTGACAAATAAATATTTGCATACAGATTGTACTATTGATAAAAGTATAAATATTCCTGTTGGTGAAATAGAAACATTTAATTATAAAGGGAATACTAATTCTGTCATAATCAACGATGACTGTTTGAAAATTCTAAAAGAATTACCATCAAACAGTGTGGATTTTTGCTTTGCAGATCCACCATACAATGTTAATAAAAAATACGACAACTGCAATGATGACATAGATATTATTGAATATTTCCAATGGTGTGATAAGTGGATTATGGAATTAGCTCGTATCATTAAGCCGGGTAAGACTGTCGCTATCTTAAATATACCTCAATGGGCTATCAGGCATTTCCAATGCTTAAATAAATTATTAAAATTCCAAGATTGGATTATTTGGGAAGGATTAAGTGTCCCAGTAAGAATGATTATGCCTGCTCACTACTCTGTTATATGTTTTACTAAAGGAGAAGCTAATGATTTACCTTTTTACCACTTAAAGCATTCACCTTTAGAGATTAATAGTATTAACACGTATAAAGAATTTTATTGTATAAGAAATTCATGTATAAAAAAACGAGCAAAAGAAAATATAATTGATAAAGTACAAGTAACAAATTTATGGTGGGATATTCATCGGCTAAAACATAATAGCCAAAGAGTAGATCACCCAACCCAACTTCCCCCTATGTTCATGGAAAGATTAATTTCTATTTTCACAAATGAAGGTGATTTGGTTCTTGATCCTTTTAATGGTTCAGGAACTACTTCTTTATGTGCAGAAATGCTGGGACGTAAATATTTTGGCATTGAATTGTCATCAAAATACTACGATATAGCAATTAAAAGACATGTTGATTTACAAGCCGGTATCAATCCTTTCGGGAAACATTCCGAAACTCCAAAAGCAAAAAATAGTTTAGTCAAACGATTAAAAAAACAAAAATATGAAGTGGAGAAAAAAACTCTCCAATTAGAAGTTAAACGCATATCACAATTGGTAAACAGGACACCTACAAGAGATGGTGTAATAACTTATAGTGACTATCCTATAAAATATTATGATGATTATTTTATTAATTGGGGAGAAGTTACTGCTGCGATACGAACTACAGGTATGCAAAATGTCGAAAATAAAAAAGATTATGACTTTATTATTAATAAAAAGACATTATAAAGAAACAGGGAGTGAATATTTATTCACTCCCTGTTTCTTTATAATTCAATATATGTAAAGTGTATCAAGATTACTGCGATTTAAGCCGATGTAAAAAAACATGTTTATTTTCTAACACACTATACCAACGCTACAGTAACTATTCTTACACATAATATATCAAATTTCATTTTATCCTCATTTATCAGATTTTTGTTTGCTTTTTAATATTTCTACTTTGAATGTCAGCATGTCAACTCCTGTGTTTGGGAACAACATTAGGCCAACAACTACAGATTTAGGAGGGATTTATCTCAAAATTTAGTAGTAATACAATAGACTTATATAAAGAGAAAATCCTCATAAGTTCTTGACCTATAAGGATTTATTAGGGTGACTGAAGGGACTCGAACCCTCGACATTCAGAACCACAATCTGACGCTCTAACCAACTGAACTACAGTCACCATGTTTATGCATTTCTTAAATGCGGTGCAAAGATATGGATAATCTTTGATATAGCAAAGAATCGGGTGAATATTTTTGTGATTTCTGCATTATTTTTTATTCTCAAAGATACTTATATTATACTGTTGAAGGAACTTTCGTGAGTTTTTAGTAAAGATATTCAGACGGTTATAGGCATTTGGAGGTATACTATCCGATGGATGTGAGACGGGATGAATAATGTAATTTTTTTCTCCGGTCAGATCAGGGCGTGCAGTCCATATAAGATTATAGCTGCAATCGAATATATGGCAATAAGGTGAGAGGATAGTAGATGGTTCAAATGATGGGGAGTAACTGTAGCTATGAAATCTCGGAGGAATAGGTTTGGGTAAAGGTGATTTCTCCAGTTGTAAAGTGAAGATGAGTCCGCCATCCGTATTGGGTAATTGCATATTGGAGATGAAATTACCTAAAGAATATATCACAACATGTTTCTGGTTACCTTCTTTACGCAATTCCATTGGTTGTATGACATGAGGGTGTGAGCCGATAATATGCGTCACTCCCTGTTGAAGCAGCCAATCTGCAAGTTCGCGTTGTTCCTTATTGGGCAATGATTGATATTCTATACCCCAATGCATACAAGCAATGATAGCATCGGGACGGCGGGCTTTAGCACTGAGAATATCTTGCGAAATGATGTCTTTATCAATGTAGTTTACAATATTAGCAGAACTCGGTTTTATACCATTTGTGCCGTAAGTATAGTTAAGTAATGCAATTCTGAATCCGTTCTTATGGATGAATAGAGGATAGTGTTGTTTACGTTCGGTGATATTTCTATAAGTACCGGCATGAGGAATTGATAAGGAATCTAACATTAATATTGTACGCTCTAATCCTTTTTTGCCGCGATCCAAACAATGATTATTCGCAGTCAGTAATACATCGAAACCTGCGTTTTTGATAGATTGAAGATATTCATCGGGGGCACTGAAAGCCGGATAGCCTTGATAAGGTTTGCCGCCTAACGTTACTTCTAAGTTACCGATAGCAATATCAGCACGGGCTATTTGCTTTTTGACAAGCGAAAAGCAGGGGGAATAATCATATTTGCCATCAGGTGTACGTGCCGCATCTATTTGGGCTTGATGTTGCATTAAGTCACCAACAAATAATAGCGTAATCCTTTCCTGAGCGGAAAGGTTTACGCTATATAATAAGGTGATAAATGCAATGAGCGTTTTCATTACATTTGTTATTGATAAATAGCTTTTTTGCCGGCTAACAAGGTGTTCTTCATTAAAGAAACAATAGTCATTGGACCTACGCCGCCCGGTACAGGAGTGATAAATGAACACTTCGGAGCAACTTCGTCAAATTTCACATCACCGGTTAACTTGAAGCCTGACTTTTTGCTGGCATCCGGTACGCGAGTAGTACCTACGTCGATAACAACGGCACCCTCTTTCACCATTTCTTCTTTTACAAAATTGGGTTGTCCCAAAGCTGCGATGATGATGTCTGCTTCTTGGCATTCTTTAACCAAGTCCCTGCTACGGCTATGACAAACGGTTACAGTTGCGTCACCAGGATATGCTTTTTGCATCATTAAGGCTGCCATAGGCTTACCAACGATATTACTGCGTCCCAACACAACGCACTTCTTTCCGGAGGTTTCTATTTGGTAGCGCTTCAATAGCTCAAGAATACCATTGGGAGTAGCAGATGCATAGCAAGGGAGTCCGATAGACATTCGACCTACATTGATAGGGTGGAAACCATCAACATCTTTGCGATAATCAATTGTTTCAATCACTTTCTGCTCCGAGATGTGTTTAGGCAAAGGTAATTGTACAATAAAGCCATCAACGTCTGCATCCTCATTCAACTCACGTACTTTGGCAAGCAGTTCTTCTTCCGTTACATCCGCTTCATAGCGGATAAGGGATGATTTGAATCCACAAACTTCGCATGCTTTTACTTTGGCTGCAACGTATGTTTCGCTACCACCGTCATGTCCTACAAGAATGGCTGCCAAATGCGGACGTTTACCGCCACGAGCCACAATCTCAGACACTTCTGCTGCAATCTCCTGTTTCACTTGTTCTGAGATTGCTTTTCCGTCAATTAATGTCATATTCAGTATTATTTTAAGTTATTATTATCGTACGTAGTTGACAAATGTAGAGCAAATAACCGAATAAAGCAAAAATCCCGCTGACTTCATTCCATTCATGAAATTAGCGGGATTTATATTTAAATTCTTTATTTCTTCATTTTAGGCATCATCTTGCCCATTTTACTGCCTGTCACCATCTTCATCATTTTGCGAGTCTGGTCAAACTGTTTCAAGAGGCGGTTTACTTCCTGAATGTTTGTACCGCTACCTTTGGCAATACGCTGGCGGCGTGAACCGTTCAGAATTTCGGGGTTAGAGCGTTCAGCAGGAGTCATTGAATGGATGATGGCTTCAATACTTTTGAAAGCATTATCATCAATATCAATATCCTTAATTGCTTTACCTACCCCTGGTATCATGGATGCAAGTTCTTTCAAATTACCCATTTTTTTGATTTGGGCAATCTGGTTCAAGAAATCGTTGAAGTCAAACTGATTCTTGGCGATTTTCTTTTGTAGGCGTTTGGCTTCTTCTTCGTCATATTGTTCTTGTGCACGCTCTACCAATGATACGATATCGCCCATTCCAAGAATACGGTCGGCCATACGGGCAGGGTGGAACTGGTCGATGGCGTCCAACTTTTCACCTGTACCCACAAATTTGATAGGTTTATTGACCACCGAACGAATGGAAAGAGCTGCACCTCCACGAGTGTCACCATCCAGCTTTGTCAATATTACGCCGTTGAAATCAAGACGTTCGTTAAATTCTTTGGCGGTATTTACAGCATCTTGACCGGTCATGGAATCCACTACGAACAGAATCTCATTCGGGTCGATGGCTTTTTTGATAGCAGCGATTTCATTCATCATCTCTTCGTCCACGGCCAGACGACCGGCTGTATCGACGATTACGAGGTCATATCCTTTCTCTTTGGCTTCTTGAATGGCATTTTGGGCAATGGTTACCGGATCTTTGCTGTCCGGTTCGGAGTACATTGGCACTTCAATCTGCTCTGCCAATACACGTAATTGCTCAATGGCGGCAGGACGGTAAACGTCACAAGCTACCAATAGAGGCTTACGGTTTTTCTTGGCTTTCAGCATACGTGCCAATTTTCCGGAGAATGTGGTCTTACCCGAACCTTGTAATCCGGACATTAGGATAACCGAAGGCTTGGAATCAATGTTGATCTCGGCTGTCTCTCCCCCCATGAGTTGGGTTAACTCATCATGCACAATCTTTACCATCAATTGGCTGGGCTTTACGGCTGTCAGCACATTTTGCCCCAATGCCTTTTCTTTAACGGTATCTGTAAAATTTTTGGCAACCTTGTAATTCACGTCAGCATCTAAAAGTGCTTTACGTACATCTTTCAAGGTTTCTGCTACATTGATTTCGGTGATTTTTCCTTCACCTTTTAGAATTTTAAACGACCTCTCAAGTCTTTCGCTTAAATTATCAAACATAGTATCTAATTTACAATTACTAAATTAATTTTATTCTGTTTAGCTGTTCATACTCAGCAGAAACTCATCGTTATCTTTGGTTTTTTCCAGACGATCTTTCACGAAGTCCATGGCTTCTATCGGATTCATGTCGGACAAATATTTACGGAGAATCCACATGCGATCTAAAGTCTGCTTATCTTGCAACAGGTCATCGCGGCGAGTACTGGAAGCAACAATATTGACAGCAGGGAAAATACGCTTGTTGGATAGGTTGCGGTCAAGTTGTAACTCCATGTTGCCAGTACCCTTAAATTCTTCGAAGATCACTTCGTCCATTTTGGAACCAGTATCTATCAATGCGGTAGCCAGAATAGTCAGTGAACCACCTCCTTCGATGTTTCGGGCAGCACCGAAGAAACGTTTGGGCTTGTGGAGCGCATTGGCGTCCACGCCACCGGAAAGGACCTTGCCTGATGCGGGGGATACTGTGTTGTAAGCACGAGCCAGGCGGGTGATAGAGTCGAGGAAGATAACAACGTCATGTCCGCATTCTACCATGCGCTTTGCTTTTTCCAGAACGATGCCGGCAATCTTTACGTGACGTTCTGCCGGTTCGTCGAAAGTTGAAGCTATCACTTCGGCATTAACTGTGCGTGCCATGTCGGTCACTTCCTCAGGACGTTCGTCTATAAGTAGCATAATCATGTAAACTTCCGGGTGATTGGCGGCAATGGCATTGGCTATATCTTTCATCAAAATAGTCTTACCTGTTTTGGGTTGTGCCACAATCAGTGCGCGTTGGCCTTTACCGATAGGAGCAAAAAGATCGACAACGCGTGCTGACATGGAATCGGAATATCCTCCTTTGCAGAGTCTGAATTTCTCATCCGGAAATAGTGGAGTGAGATGTTCGAATGGCACACGATCACGTACGAAAGCTGGATCGCGCCCGTTGATTTTGGAAACTTTTACCAACGGGAAATATTTTTCTCCTTCTTTGGGCGGACGGATTACGCCTTCTACTACATCACCGGTTTTTAGACCGAAAAGTTTGATCTGGGATTGTGAAACATAAATGTCGTCCGGTGAAGAAAGGTAGTTGTAATCGGAAGAACGGAGGAAACCGTAACCATCTTGCATGATTTCCAGTACACCGGTTCCGGTAAGGATATCATCAAATTCGTAGGCTTTTTCACGTTCCACAGGCTTCCGTTCGGGAACTGCATAGTCACTGTTGTTGTATGGTTGTTGTACAGAACGCTGTTGCTGTACGGGACGTTGTTGAGAACCGTTACGATTATTATTGTTGCTGTAGGGGGGATTATTATTGTCGCGGGGGCGAAGACGTGGACGCTGTGGCTGTGGTTGTTGTGGTTGCTCTGCAAGAACAGAAATCTCTGCCTTGGTTGCTTCAAATTTCCCGATAAGTTCAGAAGGTAATTCTATTTTTTCTGTGGGGAGATCTTCTATGGGGATGAAGTCATCTTCTGCTTCTGCCAGAATAGGATTTTCATCCGGTACATTTTTTTTCTCAACTTTTGTTTCGGCAGCAGGTGCTTTCGGTTCGAAACTCGGTTTCGCTTCTGCTGTTTGGGAATCTTTTACTGTTTCTGTCGTTTGGGGGGCAATTGTGTCTTCCTTTACCTTGCGAGGGCGTCCCGGTTTGCGTTTGGGAGTGGTGGAAGTTTCAACAGGTGATGTCGTGGCAGCAGGCGTGGTTGCCGGTTTTACCGTTTCGGCTGCTTTCGGTTGTTCTTTGGTTGTGGGCACTGCTTCTGTTTTAGGCTTTGTGAGGTTACCATTTTTGTTGGCAGTGAAAACTTTGTCGGAACTTTCTGTTTTGAGGGTAACGCGCGAGCGTTTTTGTCTGTCTCCCTTACGTTCATCCTTTAATTTTTCTGCGGCTACTTTTTTGGTAGCACCGGCTATGGCTTGTTCATCAAGTATTTTATAAACAAGTTCCTCTTTCTTGAGAGAGTCTGTTTTTTTTATACCCAGTTCTTGGGCAATAGTTTGCAACTCCGACAGATTTTTGTCGTTTAATTGAATGATGTTATACATACAGTATATGTGTGAATGGTTTAATATTTGTTTATTGAAAAGGCACAAATGCATTGTTGCAATTGTTGGCTGAAGCAACTTTGGCAAGTTTACCTTGTAATTTATGATTTAATTGGGATATTTATTATTGAACCGGAAATCTGATTTACTATCCTCACCTCAATAAGGAGTCTCAGAATGTTTCAACCGTGCAAAGGTAATAAATATTTTTGGTTTCATGAATAAATTGTCTTTTTTTTGAAATTAAAACTTTATCTTTGCTTTATTATAGATATAGATTATGGATATATATGATGCACATCTGATTACTTTTTCACCTACTCATACCTCCAAGCAAGTAGGTGAAGCGATTGTTCGAGGTACAGGTTGTTCAAGAGTGACAATTACAGATTTAACGTTACATACTGCTGAAAAGTTCGAAATCCCACAAAAAACATTGGTGGTTATTACGGTTCCGGTTTACAGAGGACATGTATCTCCATTAGCTTTGGAACGTATGAAAAATATTCGTGCGAATGGCTCACCGGCAGTCGTTGTGGTTGTTTATGGGAATCGGGCTTATGAAAAGGCTTTGACTGATTTAGATGTTTTTGTTTCAGAATTGGGATTCAAAGTGGTTGCCGGAGGTACTTTTATTGGTGAGCATTCTTATAGTAACGAGAGTAATCCCATAGCTGTTGGACGTCCGGATGCGAGGGATTTGAAGTTCGCAGAATTTTTTGGTGAGAAAATTTATGCTAAGATTCTTGCTGCAATCGATATGGAGAAAGTGTATGGTGTGGATGTTACGCGAATTCAGCGTCCGCACCAGCCTTTACTTCCATTACTTCGATTCTTGCGGCGGCTTGTTAAGCTGAAAAAAAATGGTGTTTCTTTACCGTATGTTCCGGAGGTTGATGCAGAACATTGTACACATTGTGGATATTGTGCGAGCCACTGTCCGGCAGAGGCTATATTGAAAGGGAATGAATGTGATACGATTGTAGAGAAATGTATTAAGTGCTGTGCCTGTGTGAAAGGTTGCCCACAGAAAGCGCGTTCTTACAATACGCCTTTTGCTGCATTGCTTGCCGATTGTTTTCAGAAACAAAAAGAAAATAGAATCATCATTTAGCGAAAGGTCTGTTAATCTGGACTATTTGTAGTGAGTACACTGTCATCGTTTGCAGGTTACTATCAGAACTTTTTTGGTTTTTTCATCTATTCGAAAGCGGTTATCAGTCCTTTCTTCTACCAACCAGATAATGTCTTCACCACAGCATAATACCCATTGCTCCTCTTTTTGGAAAATCGAGTATTTGCAGTTGGTCAGATAATCGCTTATCTTTTTTCTTCCTGTCATGCCGAAAGGAATAAATGAATCCCCTTGTTTCCAAAGGCGTAAAGACAGTGGATTGCTTATCTTATCTGCGTCAAAACAAGCAGTCTTTTTATCTTGAGGGATAATGAATTCAGGAGTATAGTTATATTCTCTCATTTCCAATATTGGTTTGTGAGGTTCTTGTTTTGATTGTATCAACAGCAACTTTCTATCTTTAGCAATCCGCCATTCGGCACTGGTGAATATTTTTCCGGATTGGCTGTCCAATGCCTGATATATGTCTTTTATTTGGGAAGTATTGAATCCTAATGGATATAATATTTCAAACAATAAAGTTTCCGGTGCGGGTTCCTGTAATAGTAAGTTGATATCTATTCCTTTCTCTGTCAATATGTGGCGTTTGGCTTCTTCTATTCCCTTGTTGTATATGATAGATACATCATTCAGGTATCCGGCTGTCCTGAGGATACTCTCTTTTATGGAAGGATTGATTTCCTGCATCATTGGCAAAAGATTCAGCCGTATTTTATTCCGGGTGTATTCATCTTGGAAATTAGTGCTGTCCGTGACATATTCTTGTCCTATGCTTTCAAGATATTCTATGATTTCTTTCCGGCCAAGGCAGAGTAGGGGGCGTACTATTTTCCCGTTTATGGGGCGTATTCCCTGTAAACCATTGATACCGGTTCCCCTGATCAGGTTAAGTAAGAGTGTCTCCACGCTATCATCTTGATGGTGTGCAATGGCAATAACACCGGCATCGCATTCTTTACGCATTTTTTCAAACCATTCGTACCGCAGTGTTCGTGCTGCCATTTCGATGGAAACATGTCTCTTTTTAGCTTCTTTTTCCGTAGAAAAATGAATGATATATAAGGGAATCTGAAGTGTTTTGCATAGATTGCGAACAAATGTTTCATCCCGATCGGATTCCGTACCGCGGAGATGAAAGTTGCAGTGGGCGGCTTCGCAAGTGTAACCT
Above is a window of Bacteroides helcogenes P 36-108 DNA encoding:
- the tilS gene encoding tRNA lysidine(34) synthetase TilS, whose translation is MNMQKITQFINRNKLFSQKDKILVALSGGADSVALLRLLLALGYTCEAAHCNFHLRGTESDRDETFVRNLCKTLQIPLYIIHFSTEKEAKKRHVSIEMAARTLRYEWFEKMRKECDAGVIAIAHHQDDSVETLLLNLIRGTGINGLQGIRPINGKIVRPLLCLGRKEIIEYLESIGQEYVTDSTNFQDEYTRNKIRLNLLPMMQEINPSIKESILRTAGYLNDVSIIYNKGIEEAKRHILTEKGIDINLLLQEPAPETLLFEILYPLGFNTSQIKDIYQALDSQSGKIFTSAEWRIAKDRKLLLIQSKQEPHKPILEMREYNYTPEFIIPQDKKTACFDADKISNPLSLRLWKQGDSFIPFGMTGRKKISDYLTNCKYSIFQKEEQWVLCCGEDIIWLVEERTDNRFRIDEKTKKVLIVTCKR